The nucleotide sequence TTGTCCCCAGGGTCACACTGcctatgttctttttttaagatgtagtactatttatatgagtacacccaccagaagagggtataggatcacattacagatggctgtgagccaccataaggttgctgggaattgaactcaggacctctggaagagcagttagcgctcctaactgctgaaccatgtctccagccccctgcCTATGTTCTGCACCTTCAGTGGAAGTACCAGCCCTGCCCTTCTGTTCCTTGAGAAGCCTCGCTGCCCCATCTCAATTAGACTTATCAGCACTACCTCTAAGCTGTCTCAGGTCTACCCACTTCTTGGCACTCCTTTTGCCAGCTCGACGAGGCCATCTTCTCAAGTCTGGCCAACCATACATGCCTCTATCAATCTCTTCAAAAGAGCCCTTTTAACCATCAGGATAGATTCTTACTGTCCAGTACTTTTCTGGCCCTATACAGGGACCCTTCTATCCATGCCACCTTTCACTCTGTTCATCTGCCACATCGAATCAGTGAACACATAAGCCTCCAGGTTTCCATTACCACTGCCATGAAGTGCGTTCATTGATCTTCCCCTTATCTGGCAAACAGTCCtaaatgtctgtctgtccccaAAAGTCTTCCCCACACCATCTGATCCAATGAAGTGCCCATCCAGGGTTCTTTGCTCACAACCCTCATGGCATGCTTAATAGTGGCAGGTAGGAGGCTGAAATGGAGCTTGGGACTGTGTACCGCCAAACTACACCCACGAGCTCTTCTGAAATTCGCCTTCTTTGCAAGATATTCTCATAGACAATTATTAAACATTAAGTGAAGGCCCATGCCTGTAAACCCACAGGATGACTGTAAGTTTGAAGATTCAAGGCCAGCACAGTCAGGCCTCATATCAAAGTATAGAAAGAGAGATCAATGGAGGCTTTGAAAGAACAACCTAAAATTCTCAAATGATAGTTACATGAGAGACAAAGGGCCCAAAGGTTGGGAGAAGGCCTGAAAGGAACTGGCCGTTTCAGAAGCAGTTCTCAGAAATGCCAGACATTCTTTTCACAGTTTTGGGCCAAAGACATAACCTAAGGACTGCGAGTGACCAGTAGTAATTAGCTAGGACAGGCAGGATAACTTCCTCTTGAGTTTGGGCTACAGATCTCAAAGGGTTAGGGACTTAATCTGAATTTCTGAGCCCTCAAGATTGGTCCCTCTTCTGCGTGCAAGTAATCCTGTTCCTTAGGCACAAAGTCACCAGCAGGGCCAAGGACAGGCTACAAAGAACTACAGCCTGACTAGAGGCACGTGCCCTCTTCAAATaccaggagaggaggagggctgGATGCCAATGTGAACCAAACACGAGAGCCCCAAGGGCCTCCGGCCTCGCTGCACGCGAACAGTCAAAGCACTTGTCCTAAGGCCTGAAGTAAAAGTAGCTCTGCCACTGAGTGGAACCAGCGGCCTGTAATCGCATACCCACGGGAGAAACGGAGGCTGCGGCACCCTCACTTACAGAAGGTCTCCTGGCCCACGCGCACTTTAATCATGATCCACTCCATCGTTCCTCCCAGGACAAAAAAGAAGGGCAGGAATCTGTAGATGCCGAATCGCTGCTTCCCGGGCACCAGCTGAAGAGCTCGCCTCACCTGGGCCCTGAAGAACATATCCGAGGCCTCCGAGTGGGGCACGGACGGAAGCAGGACAAACACCCCTGCGTGTCCGCGGTGTCCCGTGGACTGAGCGCCACAGTCCGGCCGCAAGAGTTGAGTCGCGGAAGCTGACAGACCGGTCGGCTCCGCCAATCAGAATGTGGCGGGACGCTCAGGCGCTCCAATCAGAGTGCTGTTTGAGCGCGCGTGCTCTGTGAGGCTGAGTCGGTCTGAAGAAGCCTGCGCACGCGCCTAGATTCTGGAGCCCGAGAAACTTCGGGGGGCGGAGTCTCCAACGTGGCGTGGAGGCCCCGCCCTCGATCTGCTCTCTGCTGCTGGGGCCCAGAGTTTACTGCCGCGCCCCCTACTCTGCCATCGCCATCTTTTTTTGTAATACCCTGACCGAGGTGACGACCCTTTGTGAAGTAAATCAGTTAAAATGCAGTTACGTGACacttcttccttttatttctgggATGTGACTGGTTTGACTTGGCTTCTAAAACAACAAAATTCGATGTGCACGTTTGAAAACTGAACTTTATCATCACAACAAAAAGTATAAACCCTAACAATAATTGTCTATAACAAACATGCTAAAATGATATACACCTATGATAAGCGGAAAATTACCGTTATTCTGCTAACTTGTAGCGATTTTTATGCATCACAACCAATAGCTGCAGAAGGGCACCCAGGTAAAGAGTGACTTCGCTGTCAAATCCTTATCGGCACCCTTGTAAAATGGAGCCTTCCTATGATGCTGTGAGGATTGACAACATAAAAGAATTAAGTGACAGCTGTGGCTATTATGAACTATAACGCAGCGAGGAGGCCtggcgggcccatgccaaggtgtACCCCTGAGAAATTATGTCATGCAACAGATCTGGTATGAATGGGGGTTTGTTGGAGGAGGAGTAGAGGCAGTGAGGGAACCATGAGAGCAGAGAAAGGGGCGGGGTCATAAACAGCCGACTAAGCGCAGCGCCTTGTACCTCCTGCTGGAGGTACCTACTTCCGGGAGGGCAGGCCAAGAAGAAGCCACACAAGGCGAACCCCTGGCACTTGTTGCCATTTCTCTTGGATCTGAGGACTCAAACTTGTAAAGTGTGCATCCACTTGGAAGAAATTCACACGTGGCCAGGTCTTCCCAGCCCACCTAGGTCATTAGACCTACAAGGGCTCACCCATGAGCCCATCCTTTGGCATCCATGACTACCAGTACCCAGACCAGAATCTGGCACAGCAGATCCTCAGCCTAGGTACAGGCGAACTACAAATGTACACATTACACACAACCTTAAACCCAGCAGCCACATGTGCTCAGCTGGGCAGCTCACTACCAAGGCGCTGGATGCTGGGCCAGCCTTTCCTGGTGTACACCTGCAATCTAAGAAAACAGAA is from Apodemus sylvaticus chromosome 8, mApoSyl1.1, whole genome shotgun sequence and encodes:
- the LOC127690572 gene encoding small integral membrane protein 4; this translates as MFFRAQVRRALQLVPGKQRFGIYRFLPFFFVLGGTMEWIMIKVRVGQETFYDVYRRKASERQYQRRMEDTSETNLHKLIK